CCTATTTTTCGTTCCCTTCTGAGGAGACGTGGACACTGCAGTTGCAAGTTCAGGGAAGGTCATCTCAAAGACCATCACCAGCCCCGAGAGGAGTAGAATTCCGAGCAATAGCTTCCTATTCATGATGAACAAGACTCACGCTGTTGTGGGTTATCGTGTTGAGGCGGATCTCAAGATTTTCTCACGCATCAAGGCACGGTCGGCTGGCGATAGAGTCGGCGCGGGGCTGTGGCGACAGAGCGACACGGTTTGGCGCAACGACATCACGAAGCCTTCACAATTTGGACAAGCGCCCAGATGTCGACGAATTTCTTGGCAAATACTCGTCGAAAGTTCGTCATCGATATAGGCGGACAACCGGCGAAGGATACGCAGACACCGGCTTTTCCCATGAGGATGTCGGTGCTGAGTCATTGACGAATGCCGCTGCCGCTTGGAAGCGCTACGTTTTACCATGTGGTTCAGTTTCTCCGCCACCCAAGCGGGTCATGGTCGCTGGACGCTTCGCCGAGGCCTCGTGCGCTGAGTTGGCGGCGCACGAACAGTCGAGCCCGGTGTAAGCGTGATTTCACCGCTCGTTCGTTCAAGCCCATGATGGATCCGACCTCCTTGGCGCTTAACCCTTCCATGTCACGAAGCACCAAGACCATTTTATACTTCTTCGGCAACTGGTTGATTGCGCCATCGAGAGCTTGCCGCAATTGTTTATTTTGAAGCGCGGCTTCAGGGCTAAGTCCGTCGATCGGAATCTGCAAGCGGAATTCACCGTCCGACGTGGGAATGAATTCATCGAGCGACAACTCGCGCTCCGGGGCTCCTTTCCGTCTGCGCCGCATGCGTAGGCACGCCCGCGAGGCGATGGTATAGAGCCACGTTGAAATCTGAGCATCACCACGAAATCTGTCGAGGCCCAGATAGGCCTTCAAAAAGGTCTCCTGTACCAAATCTTTTGCCGACTCCGGTTCGCCGCACAGACGATGCGCGAAGCGATACATGAGGTCGACGTGATCCTTGTACAGCCTATCAAAATTCTTGGCCGATTGTGGCGCACTCGAGGACGAGGTCGGCGACTGGCGAGTGGTGGGTGAGGCGCCCATATATGGCGCAGTCTACGAGGGGATTAAAAAGAGAGTCAAGATGATGAAAGCGGCATTATTGTATCGATTGTCTGATCCCAGATACAGCCAGATACAATTTGACCCACAAAGTTTGACCAAGCTATCCTTTCACGATGCCAGCCCGACAACAACCTGCGTTGCGGCCGAGCAAGAGATACGGCGCGGCCGAGCTGTTCGGGCATTCGCTTGTCGGCATCGATCCCAAAGAGCTACGAAGATTGTCGTCGGCCGATAACCGGGCGATCTCCTGCCCTTTTAAGCCGGATCATGCCAGCTGCCACAAGAAAGGTGGAGTTTGCTCTTTGACCCTTTACGAGAGGGGCACGGATGGAACCGTCTCCATTTCACAGTCTCCAGTCACGACATGCCCGAGTCGGTTTCTTGAGGGAAATGCAGTATTCAAGTGGGTCAGCGAGACCTTACAGGATTCAGCCGAAGCCAGCATCGGCAATGAAGCGTCATTGCTCCTCATTACTGTCCAAAATAGCCGGAGGGAGATCAAGAATGAAACGAGATCATGAGTTACGGCGCGTCCGTCGTCTTCAGAAGGAAATTGACTCAATCCGCCGCCAGCTAGGGCTTAGCTCTCCAGGTGCAGTAGTTTACTCATCACCGCTTCGCTCGCTGGAAGACGAAGTCGTCGTAGTTGAAGCTGATGGAATGGGTGGTGCGACAACCTGCATAATCGAGGGAAACTATCCCATTGACTTCATCACGAAGTACGAAGAACGCTTTCCGTCTGAAGAAAAGGCCGTTCGTAAAGCTGAGAGCTTGGTGGTTCACGAAAAGTTTCGTAAGGTGGAATGACGTGATGGATTTCCCCTCTCAAGATATTCGGCTCGAGTACTCTCGTCGAAATTCTTCGTAAACAATTCGTAAAACCTTCTGCCTGTCTTCTTGTTCATCAAAGTTCGAGGCAAGTTTCACGACATCCTCTTTTTTAAGCAACTGGACCTTCATATCGACCAAGTATTTCTTTACTTCCTTTGAGACATCGTCAATAACCAGAACCACATTGCCGTTCTGAATCCGTTCGTTGTCGAAGTTGCGCTTTAGTTCACCATATATCTGTGCAGCTTCGAGTTCTGTGTGGATGCGAAGTTTCTTGACTTGATAAACCACGCCAAAGTTGGTTGAGAGATCAACTCCTTGATCGTGGGCGGCAGTGCGTGTGTCCCGATAGATCTTGCACGCAAATTTTTCCAGATGAACCTTCAATACGGCGAAACTAAAAACCTCAAAATTGGCCGGTGTTTTGCTGATCTGCTCCTGGATTAAGTTCAGGAAGCGGGGCATATCAGATGCCAGTGCTGTACGAGTTTCCAAGTCGTGAAGCGACGGAACAACTCCAAGGCGGCTTTGTATGTGTCGCTCTATTCTTAACGGGATCCAATCTAAGATGGCTTTTGCGACGTCTGTGTAGGGAGCCAATAGCTTGTATCTCAGATGCCCGACTGACTTCAGGACTCTATAGCGGGACATTCGGTTTCCATAAGCGTCGTAGTATTTCCCTCCGATATATACGTCATGGCCGAGAAATTCTTTCAGCTCTTTAACAGCTGCCTTGTAGGCCACTTCGATTTCAGAATCAGTGAAAAGCTGCTTGCCTGTGGTGAGAAACTCCCGTAGCAAGCCGCTGGTTATAACCGGCATTATGGCTTTTGTCTGAGAGTTCGTAAGCATGCGTTCGATCTCATCTTTACAGAAAACGATAGCATCAACCGACCCTCTTGTTGATTTCCTGGCCATAGCTCAACGAGCAAACACGATCCCCGTGATATTGCGCGACATTCAAGTGGGGTCGAGAATACCGTGATGAGGGAATAGAGATCAAACCAGAAGAGTCTTGGTGTGGGACTAGGGTCGGAAAATGATATCCCGACGCCTCAGTGCTGGAGGGACCGGAAGGCACGAGTTGCTAATAGATCACACCGAGAGCCCGGCCCACCTTTGCAAACGCCGCCACGGTTTGTTGCAACTGATCCCTTGTATGGGCTGCCGACATTTGAGTGCGGATCCTTGCCTGTCCTTGCGGCACCACCGGATAGCTGAATCCGACGACGTAGACCCCTTCTTTCAGTAAGGCCTCCGCCATGGAGGTCGCAAGGGCGGCATCACCCAACATCACGGGAATGATGGGATGTTCGCCAGGGACAAGCCTGAAGCCAAGTCTGGTCAATTCAGCCCGGAAGAAGACGGCATTCTCCCGAAGCTGCTTCCTGAGATGATCGCCCTGTCTCACGAGTTCGAGTGCACACAAGGCTCCAGCCGCGATGGGCGGAGGAAGCGAGTTGGAAAACAGGTAGGGGCGCGACCGTTGACGCAGCAGCTCGATTACCTCGGCCTTGCCGGATGTAAACCCGCCGGTCGCACCACCAACCGCTTTCCCCAGGGTGCTCGTCACGAGCTCAATTCGATCAGCCACCCGGAAATGAGCCGGAGTACCCCTGCCCTGAGGACCCAGAACCCCAGTCGCATGGCTGTCATCGACCACTACCGCCGCGTCGTACCGTTCTGCCAGCTCGACGATCCGATCCAGTTTGGCTGGATCACCATCCATGGAGAACACTCCATCGGTTGCAATCAGACGCAGCCGGCATCCGCCTGCTGCCTGAAGCTGCCCTTCGAGGTCCGCCATGTCGGAATGGGCGTATCGGAATCGCTTGGCCTTGCAGAGTCTGATGCCGTCAATCAGGCTGGCATGGTTCAAGGCATCGCTGATGACGGCATCAGACTCATCCAACAACACCTCGAACAATCCCCCGTTGGCATCGAAGCAGGAGCTGTACAAGATTGAGTCCTCGGTGCCGAGAAACTCACTGATAGCCTGCTCCAGCTGTTTGTGCAAATCCTGCGTGCCGCAAATAAACCGCACGGAGGCCATGCCATATCCATGCGTTTCCAATCCCTTTGTGGCAGCCTGCACGATAGCCGGGTGATTCGCCAGCCCTAGATAATTGTTTGCGCAGAGATTGAGAACCTGGCCTTGCGCGACTCGGATGTCGGAGCCCTGGGGGCTCAACAATTGGCGTTCGGACTTGTACAGACCGTGGGATCTGATATCGGCGAGCTGAGCTGCAAGGGTCTTCTTGAATGACGAGTAGGCCATGGCCAAAACAGGACTGAGAGTTGAGTGAGGACCACCCTTCTGTTCTCCCAGTCCTCAGTTCTCGTACATCAGCCCTACTATGGAATCAAGACAACTTTGCCGCACTGCCCTGACTGAATCAACTCAAAGCCCGTCGCAAACTCGCGCAGCGGGAATGAATGTGTGATCACCGGTCGAATATCGAGACCTGCTTTGAAGAGACCAGCCAACCGGTACCAGGTTCCGAACAATCGCCGCCCGGTGATCCCATAGACACGGATGCCCTTAAAAATAACTTCGTTCGGCAGATCAAAGCAAACGGGACCGGTCGGGATGCCGAACAAGGTGACTCGTCCACCGTTCTTCACCGCGCGAAAGGCTTGATGCATGGCCGTAGGGTCTCCCGACATTTCCAGCGCGGCATCGACTCTCTCACCACCGGTCATCTCAAGGATGGCCGCCGCCACTTGCTCCGGGGACTCGGCTCTCACGTTGAGGACGTGATCCGCTCCAACCTGCTTCGCCAGGCCAAGCCGATAGTCGCTGACATCGGACGCGATAATGATCGCAGCACCGGCGGTGCGTGCGACAGCGGCGGCAAATAGACCGGTCGGGCCACAGCCCGTGATCAATACGGTATGCCCGGTCAGGTCTTCAGCAAGGGCGGCATCAACGGCGTTGCCAAGCGGTTCCTGGACACAGGCCAACTCCCGAGGAATTTCGGGAGCCGTGTGCCACAAAACTCCCTCGGGCAGCGCGACATACTGAGCGTAAGACCCATCACGATCGATCCCGAGGATCTTGTAATTTTTACACACATGCGCCTGTCCAGTGCGGCACTGAAAGCAGGCTCCACAGGTCAGGTGTGATTCGGCGGCGACATAGTCACCGACCTTGACCAGAGACACCTCGCGACCGACCTCTACGACGTGGCCGCACAATTCATGGCCGATGATGCGTGGCGGGCGAATCCGTCGTTGTGCCCATTCGTCCCACTGATAGATATGGACGTCGGTTCCACATAACGAGGTCGCGGCGACCTTCACCACAGCGTCGTGTGGCCCCGGGATTGGATCCGCCCAATCGGTGAGGGTTAAACCAGGCTCAGCAATAGTCTTGATGAGTGCTTGCATGAACTCATTCTATACCACCTCAATCAGTTGACACCCGTGTTTCGACGAAACAAACGGGTTGCACGGGCTTCCTGGCGATGGGTAGGATGGCCGGACTCATCGTGATGATGGGGCGAAGTATCGGTTCATACAAGTAGGCATGGAGATGGCGAAAGGTGATGCGATGAAAATCTGGTCCAACTGGTTGCAGGGAATCGTCATGGCGGGGCTTCTGGTGGGATGCTTCCCGCTGGGCGTCGGGGCGGAAACGGTTCGTTGGGACATTGATCCCGATCACTCGATCATTGAGTTTCGCGTGGCCCACATGGTGGTGTCCAAAACGTCGGGGCGCTTCCTGTCCTATCGTGGATTTGTTGATCTGGACGCTGACGCGAAAACCTTCAAGACAATCGAAGCCACGATCAATGCTGAATCGATCAACACGAACCAAGAGAAACGTGACGCGCATCTGCGCAACCCCGACTTCTTGGACGTCAAACAATTCCCGACGATCACGTACAAGATGAAAAATTATCAGAAAGAGGGAGATAGGTATAAGGTTGTCGGCGACCTGACTCTGCGCGGCGTGACCAAAGAGGTCGCGCTCATCGGCACGTTCAATGGCGTCGCCAAGGATCCCTGGGGCAATACCAGGGCTGGATTCACCGCCGAGGGAACATTGAATCGCAAGGACTTCGGCATGATCTGGAACAAGACGCTGGATAACGGCGGGTTAGTCGTCGGAGACGACGTCCAGATCCGCCTGGACATCGAATGCATCAAAGCGAAAAATCCGTGAGAGATTACGACAGCAGAATCTTTCGACCCGACATTCATAACCTGAGTGACTATGAAAGCGATGGTTCTCGACCATACCGAAGACGTTTCCACTGGTCCTCTACGACTTCACGACTGGCCGATACCTGTCCCACAGGCGGGTCAGGTCCTCGTCAAGATTCATGTTTGCGGCGTCTGTCGCACGGATCTCCATGTGGTGGAAGGAGAACTACCCGATATTCCCTCCCCATTAATTCCAGGCCATCAAGCAGTCGGCACTGTGACGCAAGTCGGATCGGAGGCTGCTGAGATCAAGGAAGGGGATCGCGTCGGGATTGCCTGGCTTCAGGGGACATGCGGACAGTGCGAATTCTGTACAAACGGGCGGGAAAATCTTTGCGTACAAGCGAAGTTCACCGGCTACCAGGTCGATGGAGGGTATGCCGAATATGCGGTCGTGCCCGCACGATTCGCCTACCCAATCCCACCGATCTTTCCCGACGAAGAAGCCGCTCCGCTGTTATGTGCCGGCATCATCGGCTATCGGGCGCTACGGCTCAGCGGCATCAAGCCGGGGCAACGTCTCGGGCTCTATGGATTTGGAGCATCGGCGCACATTGCCATCCAGATCGCGCGCCAGTGGGGTTGTCAAGTCTATGTGAGCTCGCTCAAGCGGGAGCATCAGGAATTGGCAAGACAACTGGGAGCAGTCTGGGTCGGCGGGGCGATGGAGATGCCGCCGGATAAGCTGCACGGATCGATCATCTTTGCACCGGCCGGTGAACTGGTGCCTCCGGCCTTGAGAGCACTCGACCGAGGCGGGACATTGGCATTGGCCGGCATCCACATGTCACCGATTCCTTTGCTGGACTACGATCGTGAGGTGTTCGGAGAGCGGGTGATCCGCAGCGTGACAGCCAACACGAGACAGGACGGAGTCGATTTGTTGCGCGAAGCAGCAGCTATTCCTATCAAACCACATACGGTCCGTTTTCCCCTTGAACAAGCCAACCGTGCATTACAAGAACTGAAAGCCGGAACCTTTCAAGGCGCAGCGGTCCTCACGATGTGATATTGGCAGGCGCCATTCCTGATTCACTGCTCCACTCACTCGCGGCTGACCCGCGTCCTCGCCAATTCCAGCGGCGTGCCGATTATGTGTTCGAGATCGAGTCCGTATCGGAGGGTAGATGTTATCGAGCCGTACGCATGAGCACAGAAAAGGTTCGGGACAGTACCATGGCCTAGTCCTTCCGGATAGCGGCAAGGAGTCCCGCGGCGCCCAGAAGCCCGCCCAGGATGATCAGAAACGACGCGGTGTCAGGCAGGCCGGCTTCCTGCGGAGGCGGCCAATCGACGAAAAGGCCCATCGCAATGAGGACGGCACCGAGCGCTTGCATAACTTTCCAGCGGATCGAAGTCCGTCGATCTGTCTCGTGAGGGGCTTCTGACTTCTTTTCCGGCATAGATTCCCAGCGAGTCCGACAACCTTAGCATGGCGGCTTGAAGGGACGACGGTCAAGGTTCGGTCATTCGTTGAGGCGAGGTTCCTGCGGCCGATGGCCCAGCGTTGGATGGGTGGCTCTGCATCTTTCCAAAGCGCCACGCCTTGCCGTTTGATCCTCGGTTTTTCTAGAATGAATCTGCTCAAAAATGAGTCAGCGAGGATTCTGTGAATATCCTGAAGCGATCGTGGGACTGGTTCTGGCGGCAAAGCCTGCTCAGCAAGGTTGCCCTCGTTGGGCTGTTTGCAGCTTTCGTCCCATTCGTCCTCCCGACGATAGTGTCCTGGTTCAGGCCGACCATGATTCACGTCGGCGTGGCCTTCTACACGTATGAACGGGGAGTCCAACCACAGGGAATGAATACGCTCTATTTCTTCGAAAGGCGCAATCTGGTATCCAATTGCAGCATCCGTCGTGAGGAGCAATCTGTCCCGAGTGGTCGCGCGATGGCACCCGATCCGCAAGCCTGGGTGCTCATTAAGCTGTTGCTCGAAAACGTATCCGATCGCGACATCACGCATCTTCGGGTTGGTGTGAGATCACCCGCCATTAATCAGGCGACGCAGCTGGTGACTGCCCCAACCTTGGTCGCCACGGGCAACAAGGAGGCCCCACCTGATGTCAAGCCCCTGTATGTCATCTCGATCTCGACGGTTCCTGGTTCGAGCTCGGTGGTGGTCAGTCTAAAGACTCCCATCGACGATTATTTGCGCGAGTTCATCTATGACAAGCGACGCCCCGTCACCATTCAAGTCCCCTATGTCTCGGCGGATCAATTCAGACAGTACCCCCCGATCGTCTCACGCACGAACGCGGTCAAGATGTTGAATCGTGAAGGGGTGTTGCGCAGCGACGACGAGGCCTTCGCCGCTGAAAAACTCCAGGTGACGATGTTGCCGCCCAATGAGTCGAAGGAGCAAGAGGTGTCGTATCAAGTCCTTTCTCGGGCCAAAGCCTGCTCGGAAGCAGAAGCGGGTGTATGGTGATCTTCGACTCAGGAGTCGGAGTCAAAGGCGGGAACGAGGCCCCCTCTCGATCATGGGCTGTGAAGCGGAACCTTCGCGGCCAGTAGGCTCCTCGCCGCCGACTGACCGGCCAGCCAGCCTGTCGTCCAAGCCCACTGAAAATTGAACCCGCCGATGCGGCCGTCGCAATCGAGCAGCTCCCCGATCAGATAGAGCCCGGAAACCAGCTTCGACTCCATGGTGCGATAGTTGATTTCTTCCAACGGCACGCCGCCTGCCGTGACTTCCGCAAAATTCCATCCACGGTCCCGCTCGATCGGAAAACGAAACCTTGCCAGGCTGCTCAGTACCTGCTCTCGGTCGCGACGCACGACCTGAGCCACTAGTTTCTGCGGGTCGCATGAACAATGGCGGCAGAGAGATTCGGCAAGTCCTTCCGGGACCAGCATCGACAGTATTCGTGTCAGCGAACGCCTGGGATGTTCAGCCGCTCGGGCGACAAACCACTCCTTCAATTCGTCCGATGTCCTGCCTGGAACAAAGTTGCCGTAAAGATCAACGTGTGCGCCTCGATTCGTCGACAAGGTCCAGAAGCGGCTGGCGTCCATGACCACGGGCCCGCTGATCCCAAAATGGGTCCAGAGTAGGCTACCGGTCCGTCGATCGACTGCTCTACCATCCACCACGCTGGTCAGCTCCACCTCATGCGAGAGGCCTGAGAGCGTTGCGTGAAACATGGAACGATCGAGCATCAGAGGGACGAGAGCCGGCACTGTCGGCGTCACGCGATGACCGAGGCTACGAGCCAGTTGATATCCGAATCCATCGCTGCCGGTCCTCGGCAACGACCGGCCGCCTGTGGCGAGCACGACCCGGGATGCCTGTGTCAGGGCATGATTGTCCTGCACCAGAAATCCTGCGCGTGATGCTGAGATCTCGGTTACCCGATGGTTCGGACGGATGATGACGCCCGCATGCCGAGCACGAGCAACCAATGCGGTGAGGACGGTTCGCGCGTCGTCCGTGGTGGGAAACAACTTGCCCGTCGATTCACGCTTTAAGTCGACACCGAGCGAAGCAAACCACGCGATGGTCCGTTCGAGTGAAAACGTCGCAAGAATATTTCGGATAATGTTTTGATTGCCGAAGAAATCTTTTGGGGTGATCACCTCGTGCGTGACATTACACCGCCCGCCGCCCGAGACCAGAATTTTGGCTCCTATCTGCTTGGCTCCATCCAGCAAGAGCACCCGTCCAGGGTTTCCGGCTCTTGCGAGAGTCTCCGCCGTAACGATTGCACCAGTCAGTCCTGCAGCGCCGGCTCCCACGACAGCCACGTTAACCACCTCGTCAGTCATCATCTTCACGGGGAACGTCGTGTCATCGCGAATCGGAGTTCGCCTGCGATTCCGTTCGGATCGAGGTGAGGAGAGATCTTATGCCAGAGTGCGCGGAGGAGGACGAAAAGTACTGTCGGCCACATAACCATAATCAGGCGGGGTTAGAGATTTCTAACTAACGGTTAACATGTCATTAATCTTGGAATGTTAGATACTGTCCGTAGT
This region of Nitrospira sp. genomic DNA includes:
- a CDS encoding sigma-70 family RNA polymerase sigma factor codes for the protein MGASPTTRQSPTSSSSAPQSAKNFDRLYKDHVDLMYRFAHRLCGEPESAKDLVQETFLKAYLGLDRFRGDAQISTWLYTIASRACLRMRRRRKGAPERELSLDEFIPTSDGEFRLQIPIDGLSPEAALQNKQLRQALDGAINQLPKKYKMVLVLRDMEGLSAKEVGSIMGLNERAVKSRLHRARLFVRRQLSARGLGEASSDHDPLGWRRN
- a CDS encoding zinc-dependent alcohol dehydrogenase family protein: MKAMVLDHTEDVSTGPLRLHDWPIPVPQAGQVLVKIHVCGVCRTDLHVVEGELPDIPSPLIPGHQAVGTVTQVGSEAAEIKEGDRVGIAWLQGTCGQCEFCTNGRENLCVQAKFTGYQVDGGYAEYAVVPARFAYPIPPIFPDEEAAPLLCAGIIGYRALRLSGIKPGQRLGLYGFGASAHIAIQIARQWGCQVYVSSLKREHQELARQLGAVWVGGAMEMPPDKLHGSIIFAPAGELVPPALRALDRGGTLALAGIHMSPIPLLDYDREVFGERVIRSVTANTRQDGVDLLREAAAIPIKPHTVRFPLEQANRALQELKAGTFQGAAVLTM
- a CDS encoding HaeII family restriction endonuclease, with amino-acid sequence MARKSTRGSVDAIVFCKDEIERMLTNSQTKAIMPVITSGLLREFLTTGKQLFTDSEIEVAYKAAVKELKEFLGHDVYIGGKYYDAYGNRMSRYRVLKSVGHLRYKLLAPYTDVAKAILDWIPLRIERHIQSRLGVVPSLHDLETRTALASDMPRFLNLIQEQISKTPANFEVFSFAVLKVHLEKFACKIYRDTRTAAHDQGVDLSTNFGVVYQVKKLRIHTELEAAQIYGELKRNFDNERIQNGNVVLVIDDVSKEVKKYLVDMKVQLLKKEDVVKLASNFDEQEDRQKVLRIVYEEFRREYSSRIS
- the tdh gene encoding L-threonine 3-dehydrogenase, translating into MQALIKTIAEPGLTLTDWADPIPGPHDAVVKVAATSLCGTDVHIYQWDEWAQRRIRPPRIIGHELCGHVVEVGREVSLVKVGDYVAAESHLTCGACFQCRTGQAHVCKNYKILGIDRDGSYAQYVALPEGVLWHTAPEIPRELACVQEPLGNAVDAALAEDLTGHTVLITGCGPTGLFAAAVARTAGAAIIIASDVSDYRLGLAKQVGADHVLNVRAESPEQVAAAILEMTGGERVDAALEMSGDPTAMHQAFRAVKNGGRVTLFGIPTGPVCFDLPNEVIFKGIRVYGITGRRLFGTWYRLAGLFKAGLDIRPVITHSFPLREFATGFELIQSGQCGKVVLIP
- a CDS encoding NAD(P)/FAD-dependent oxidoreductase, whose translation is MAVVGAGAAGLTGAIVTAETLARAGNPGRVLLLDGAKQIGAKILVSGGGRCNVTHEVITPKDFFGNQNIIRNILATFSLERTIAWFASLGVDLKRESTGKLFPTTDDARTVLTALVARARHAGVIIRPNHRVTEISASRAGFLVQDNHALTQASRVVLATGGRSLPRTGSDGFGYQLARSLGHRVTPTVPALVPLMLDRSMFHATLSGLSHEVELTSVVDGRAVDRRTGSLLWTHFGISGPVVMDASRFWTLSTNRGAHVDLYGNFVPGRTSDELKEWFVARAAEHPRRSLTRILSMLVPEGLAESLCRHCSCDPQKLVAQVVRRDREQVLSSLARFRFPIERDRGWNFAEVTAGGVPLEEINYRTMESKLVSGLYLIGELLDCDGRIGGFNFQWAWTTGWLAGQSAARSLLAAKVPLHSP
- a CDS encoding glycine C-acetyltransferase; the encoded protein is MAYSSFKKTLAAQLADIRSHGLYKSERQLLSPQGSDIRVAQGQVLNLCANNYLGLANHPAIVQAATKGLETHGYGMASVRFICGTQDLHKQLEQAISEFLGTEDSILYSSCFDANGGLFEVLLDESDAVISDALNHASLIDGIRLCKAKRFRYAHSDMADLEGQLQAAGGCRLRLIATDGVFSMDGDPAKLDRIVELAERYDAAVVVDDSHATGVLGPQGRGTPAHFRVADRIELVTSTLGKAVGGATGGFTSGKAEVIELLRQRSRPYLFSNSLPPPIAAGALCALELVRQGDHLRKQLRENAVFFRAELTRLGFRLVPGEHPIIPVMLGDAALATSMAEALLKEGVYVVGFSYPVVPQGQARIRTQMSAAHTRDQLQQTVAAFAKVGRALGVIY
- a CDS encoding YceI family protein, with the translated sequence MKIWSNWLQGIVMAGLLVGCFPLGVGAETVRWDIDPDHSIIEFRVAHMVVSKTSGRFLSYRGFVDLDADAKTFKTIEATINAESINTNQEKRDAHLRNPDFLDVKQFPTITYKMKNYQKEGDRYKVVGDLTLRGVTKEVALIGTFNGVAKDPWGNTRAGFTAEGTLNRKDFGMIWNKTLDNGGLVVGDDVQIRLDIECIKAKNP